A genomic window from Streptomyces sp. WMMC940 includes:
- a CDS encoding 3-hydroxyacyl-CoA dehydrogenase NAD-binding domain-containing protein: protein MTATPTSTTIRWEQDETGIVTLVLDDPDQSANTMNQAFRASIAAIADRAEAEKDSIRGIVLTSAKKTFFAGGDLKDMIKVGPEHAQQAFDMGMGIKRALRRIETLGKPVVAAINGAALGGGYEIALACHHRIALDAPGSKIGLPEVTLGLLPAGGGVTRTVRLMGIADALLKVLLQGTQYSPRRALENGLVHEVAATPEEMLAKARAFIEAHPESQQPWDVKGYRIPGGTPSNPKFAANLPAFPANLKKQLNGAPFPAPRNILAAAVEGSQVDFETAQVIEARYFTELLTGQTAKNMIQAFFFDLQAVNSGANRPKGIERRKVRKVAVLGAGMMGAGIAYSCARAGIEVVLKDVDADAAERGKAYSEKLLDKALSRGRTTEAKRAELLARITPTADPADLAGCDAVIEAVFEDPALKHKVFQEIQHVVEPDALLCSNTSTLPITLLAEGVERPLDFIGLHFFSPVDKMPLVEIIKGERTGDEALARAFDLVRQINKTPIVVNDSRGFFTSRVIGQFINEGVAMVGEGVEPASVEQAAAQAGYPAKVLSLMDELTLTLPRRIRDEARRAVEESGGTWTPHPADAVIDRLVDDFGRTGRSGGAGFYDYVDGKRAGLWPGLREHFAEPGAHVPFEDMQERMLFSEALDTVRCLEEGVLTSVADANIGSIMGIGFPAWTGGVLQYINGYEGRDGVGNGLPGFVARARELAEAYGERFEPPALLVEKAARGEVFTDD from the coding sequence ATGACCGCAACGCCGACGAGCACCACCATCCGCTGGGAGCAGGACGAGACCGGGATCGTCACCCTCGTCCTGGACGACCCGGACCAGTCCGCCAACACCATGAACCAGGCCTTCCGCGCCTCGATCGCCGCGATCGCCGATCGCGCCGAGGCCGAGAAGGACTCCATCCGCGGCATCGTCCTCACCTCCGCCAAGAAGACCTTCTTCGCGGGCGGCGACCTCAAGGACATGATCAAGGTCGGCCCCGAACACGCCCAGCAGGCGTTCGACATGGGCATGGGCATCAAGCGCGCGCTGCGCCGCATCGAGACCCTGGGCAAGCCCGTCGTCGCCGCCATCAACGGCGCCGCGCTCGGCGGCGGTTACGAGATCGCCCTCGCCTGCCACCACCGCATCGCCCTCGACGCACCCGGCTCCAAGATCGGCCTGCCGGAGGTCACGCTCGGACTGCTGCCCGCCGGCGGCGGCGTCACCCGCACCGTGCGCCTCATGGGCATCGCCGACGCCCTGCTGAAGGTCCTCCTGCAGGGCACCCAGTACTCCCCGCGGCGCGCGCTCGAGAACGGCCTCGTCCACGAGGTGGCCGCCACGCCCGAGGAGATGCTGGCCAAGGCGCGCGCCTTCATCGAGGCGCATCCCGAGTCGCAGCAGCCCTGGGACGTCAAGGGCTACCGGATCCCCGGCGGCACTCCGTCGAACCCGAAGTTCGCCGCGAACCTGCCCGCCTTCCCCGCCAACCTCAAGAAGCAGCTGAACGGCGCGCCGTTCCCGGCGCCGCGCAACATCCTCGCGGCCGCGGTCGAGGGCTCGCAGGTGGACTTCGAGACCGCCCAGGTCATCGAGGCGCGGTACTTCACCGAGCTGCTCACCGGCCAGACCGCCAAGAACATGATCCAGGCGTTCTTCTTCGACCTCCAGGCGGTCAACTCCGGCGCGAACCGCCCCAAGGGCATCGAACGGCGCAAGGTCCGCAAGGTCGCCGTCCTCGGTGCCGGGATGATGGGCGCGGGCATCGCGTACTCCTGCGCCCGGGCCGGTATCGAGGTGGTCCTCAAGGACGTCGACGCCGACGCCGCCGAGCGGGGGAAGGCGTACTCCGAGAAGCTGCTGGACAAGGCGCTGAGCCGGGGCCGTACGACTGAGGCCAAGCGCGCCGAACTGCTCGCCCGGATCACGCCGACGGCCGACCCGGCCGACCTCGCGGGCTGCGACGCCGTCATCGAGGCCGTCTTCGAGGATCCTGCGCTCAAGCACAAGGTGTTCCAGGAGATCCAGCACGTCGTCGAGCCGGATGCGCTGCTGTGCTCCAACACCTCGACCCTGCCGATCACGCTGCTCGCCGAGGGAGTCGAGCGTCCCCTCGACTTCATCGGGCTGCACTTCTTCTCGCCCGTGGACAAGATGCCGCTGGTGGAGATCATCAAGGGCGAGCGCACCGGTGACGAGGCGCTGGCGCGCGCCTTCGACCTGGTCCGCCAGATCAACAAGACCCCGATCGTCGTGAACGACTCCCGCGGGTTCTTCACCTCGCGCGTGATCGGACAGTTCATCAACGAGGGCGTGGCGATGGTCGGCGAGGGCGTTGAGCCCGCGTCGGTCGAGCAGGCCGCGGCCCAGGCCGGGTACCCGGCGAAGGTCCTCTCGCTGATGGACGAGCTCACGCTCACCCTCCCGCGCAGGATCCGGGACGAGGCGCGGCGGGCCGTGGAGGAGTCGGGCGGCACATGGACCCCGCACCCGGCGGACGCGGTCATCGATCGGCTGGTCGACGACTTCGGGCGCACCGGCCGCAGCGGCGGCGCGGGCTTCTACGACTACGTCGACGGCAAGCGTGCCGGGCTGTGGCCGGGACTGCGCGAGCACTTCGCCGAGCCCGGTGCGCACGTCCCGTTCGAGGACATGCAGGAGCGCATGCTCTTCTCCGAGGCGCTGGACACCGTCCGGTGCCTGGAGGAGGGCGTGCTGACGTCGGTGGCCGACGCCAACATCGGGTCCATCATGGGCATCGGCTTCCCCGCGTGGACGGGCGGCGTCCTGCAGTACATCAACGGCTACGAGGGCCGTGACGGGGTGGGCAACGGCCTGCCCGGCTTCGTCGCCCGGGCGCGCGAGCTGGCGGAGGCGTACGGCGAGCGCTTCGAACCGCCCGCGCTGCTGGTGGAGAAGGCCGCTCGGGGCGAGGTCTTCACCGACGACTGA
- a CDS encoding MerR family transcriptional regulator, whose protein sequence is MATENEGPTLTVDELAARAGVTVRTIRFYSTRGLLPPPQIGPRRVGHYGTEHLSRLALIEELQHQGMTLAAIERYLEQLPPGLSAQDLAIHRALVASWAPESAEETGLEELVRRAGRPLSEQDVDRLAAMGVLDRTAAPDVFRLDGGLLRLGVELLDVPIAHETILASRTVLLEHARAAAQELTRLFRDEVWGPYREQQSDPDHVAAMKSLSAHMQPMVIQALVTAFQRSLREELRAAFGTGGDTPARPE, encoded by the coding sequence ATGGCGACCGAAAACGAGGGGCCGACGCTGACCGTCGACGAGCTGGCCGCCCGTGCGGGCGTCACCGTCCGCACCATTCGGTTCTACAGCACCCGCGGTCTGCTGCCGCCGCCGCAGATCGGCCCGCGCCGCGTCGGCCACTACGGCACGGAGCACCTCTCCCGGCTGGCCCTGATCGAGGAACTGCAGCACCAGGGAATGACCCTCGCGGCCATCGAACGCTACCTGGAACAGCTGCCGCCGGGGCTGAGCGCGCAGGATCTGGCGATCCACCGGGCCCTGGTGGCCTCCTGGGCGCCCGAGTCGGCCGAGGAGACCGGTCTGGAGGAGCTGGTACGCCGGGCCGGGCGGCCGCTGTCGGAGCAGGACGTCGACCGGCTCGCGGCCATGGGCGTGCTGGACCGCACCGCCGCGCCGGACGTGTTCCGGCTCGACGGCGGGCTGCTGCGCCTCGGTGTCGAGCTGCTCGACGTCCCGATCGCCCACGAGACGATCCTCGCCTCCCGCACGGTCCTGCTGGAGCACGCCCGCGCCGCCGCCCAGGAGCTGACCAGACTGTTCCGCGACGAGGTGTGGGGCCCCTACCGCGAGCAGCAGTCCGATCCGGACCATGTCGCCGCGATGAAGTCGCTCTCGGCCCATATGCAGCCGATGGTGATCCAGGCCCTGGTGACGGCCTTCCAGCGGTCGCTGCGGGAGGAACTCCGCGCGGCGTTCGGAACCGGCGGGGACACACCCGCCCGGCCCGAGTAG
- the sph gene encoding sphingomyelin phosphodiesterase: MPQSVLRRASGAALSTAVAAAALAVAAPSASASPAGQTAVATPSLRVLTYNVFLFSRTLYPNWGQDHRAAEIPKAPYFQGNDVVVLQEAFDNSSSEALQRNARAQYPYQTPVMGRSKSGWDATGGAYSATVPEDGGVTVLSKWPIVRKEQYVYKDACGSDWWSNKGFVYAVLDVKGSRVHVVGTHAQSTDPGCAAGEAARMRSRQFKALDAFLDAKNIPASEQVLVAGDFNVDSRTPEYATMLADGGLADADSRTGHAYSFDPQDNSIAADRYPGEPREDLDHVLHRAGHVRPAGWRNDVVKEQSAPWTVTSWGTDYTYTNLSDHYPVAAFGQ; encoded by the coding sequence GTGCCGCAATCCGTGCTCCGCCGCGCGTCCGGCGCAGCCCTCTCCACGGCGGTCGCCGCCGCTGCCCTGGCGGTCGCCGCGCCGTCGGCGTCCGCCTCCCCCGCCGGGCAGACCGCCGTGGCGACGCCCTCGCTGAGAGTCCTGACGTACAACGTCTTCCTCTTCAGCAGGACCCTGTACCCCAACTGGGGCCAGGACCACCGGGCCGCCGAGATCCCCAAGGCCCCGTACTTCCAGGGCAACGACGTCGTCGTGCTCCAGGAGGCGTTCGACAACTCCTCGTCCGAAGCGCTGCAGCGCAACGCCCGCGCCCAGTACCCGTACCAGACCCCCGTGATGGGCCGCAGCAAGAGCGGCTGGGACGCGACGGGCGGCGCGTACTCGGCGACGGTGCCGGAGGACGGCGGGGTCACGGTCCTCAGCAAGTGGCCCATCGTGCGCAAGGAGCAGTACGTCTACAAGGACGCCTGCGGCTCCGACTGGTGGTCCAACAAGGGCTTCGTGTACGCGGTCCTGGATGTGAAGGGCAGCCGGGTGCACGTGGTGGGGACCCATGCGCAGTCGACCGACCCGGGCTGCGCGGCGGGCGAGGCGGCGCGGATGCGCAGCCGCCAGTTCAAGGCGCTCGACGCGTTCCTCGACGCCAAGAACATCCCGGCCTCCGAGCAGGTGCTGGTGGCGGGCGACTTCAACGTCGACTCGCGCACCCCCGAGTACGCGACCATGCTGGCGGACGGTGGGCTCGCCGACGCGGACAGCCGCACCGGGCACGCGTACTCCTTCGACCCCCAGGACAACTCGATCGCGGCCGACCGCTATCCGGGCGAGCCGCGCGAGGATCTCGACCACGTCCTGCACCGGGCGGGGCACGTCCGCCCGGCCGGCTGGCGGAACGACGTGGTCAAGGAGCAGAGCGCGCCCTGGACGGTCACCAGCTGGGGCACCGACTACACCTACACCAACCTCTCGGACCACTACCCGGTCGCCGCCTTCGGGCAGTAG
- a CDS encoding cation diffusion facilitator family transporter, whose amino-acid sequence MTGQGHTHGHTEDHTAGRPGVPAGGRGHAHGHGQGHGHGRGHHHHHGERIDAALEGSAEGLRTLWFSFAVLAATTAVQAVIAALSGSVALLGDTVHNATDALTALPLALAFVLGRRAATRRYTYGFGRAEDLAGVLVVLVIAASAAFAGYEAVRRLLDPQDITHLPAVAAAGLVGFAGNEWVARARIRTGRRIGSAALVADGLHARTDGFTSLAVLLGAGGAALGWRYADPLVGLVITGAILLVLRGAAREIWHRLMDAVDPALVDTAEHALADVEGVRAVGAVRMRWIGHTLRAETSLEVDPGLTVVEAHAVAVAAEHALLHAVPRLAGATVHIDHAGTAGQDPHAALDHHFAR is encoded by the coding sequence ATGACGGGTCAGGGGCACACGCACGGGCACACGGAGGACCACACGGCCGGCCGTCCCGGCGTGCCCGCGGGCGGCCGCGGGCACGCACACGGGCACGGGCAGGGCCATGGCCACGGCCGTGGACACCATCACCATCACGGCGAGCGCATCGACGCGGCACTCGAAGGCTCGGCCGAAGGGTTGCGCACACTCTGGTTCTCCTTCGCCGTCCTGGCCGCGACCACCGCCGTCCAGGCGGTCATCGCGGCGCTGTCGGGGTCGGTCGCGCTGCTGGGCGACACCGTCCACAACGCGACCGACGCGCTCACCGCGCTGCCGCTCGCCCTGGCCTTCGTACTGGGCCGGCGCGCCGCGACGCGGCGCTACACCTACGGCTTCGGCCGCGCCGAGGACCTGGCGGGAGTCCTGGTCGTCCTGGTGATCGCCGCCTCCGCCGCCTTCGCCGGGTACGAGGCGGTCCGGCGGCTGCTGGACCCCCAGGACATCACCCACCTACCGGCGGTGGCAGCGGCCGGGCTCGTGGGGTTCGCGGGCAACGAGTGGGTGGCGAGGGCGCGCATCCGTACGGGGCGCCGCATCGGCTCCGCCGCGCTCGTCGCGGACGGACTGCACGCCCGCACCGACGGATTCACCTCCCTCGCCGTGCTGCTCGGCGCCGGCGGCGCGGCACTGGGCTGGCGGTACGCGGACCCCCTCGTCGGCCTCGTCATCACCGGGGCGATCCTCCTCGTACTGCGTGGCGCGGCCCGCGAGATCTGGCACCGTCTGATGGACGCCGTGGATCCGGCCCTGGTCGACACGGCCGAGCACGCACTCGCGGATGTGGAAGGCGTACGGGCCGTGGGGGCCGTGCGGATGCGGTGGATCGGGCACACGCTTCGCGCGGAGACGTCGCTCGAGGTCGACCCGGGGCTCACGGTCGTAGAGGCCCACGCCGTGGCCGTCGCCGCCGAACACGCACTGCTCCACGCGGTGCCCCGGCTGGCGGGTGCGACCGTGCACATCGACCACGCGGGCACGGCCGGCCAGGACCCGCACGCCGCGCTCGACCACCACTTCGCCCGGTGA
- a CDS encoding oxygenase MpaB family protein: protein MTRPQDHLTREADGTGGPDPLPPPPGGVLWTLVGDVRGLLMLPAALTLQVAHPAVGAGVDEHSVFRTDPWGRGERSLRSLQLWVYGGDAAAEEGRRLRRLHRDIRGTDSRGRRYHALTPEYYAWVHATGFPVHHHAIRYLYRPFTEAQERRLYEEWLRVGRVLGIRDRDMPGTVEEFWPYYRKVLADELEATAVVRELLATDRRLPPPALGPLPLRLLLRPCWPLILPRFLRLRRFLTVGLMPPDAREAIGLRWTAEQERRLRCFGRAVRIVVPLLPERLRYLPQARQARRRARAEGRLPTGRAR, encoded by the coding sequence ATGACCAGGCCGCAGGATCACCTGACGCGGGAGGCGGACGGCACGGGCGGGCCGGACCCCCTGCCCCCGCCGCCCGGCGGTGTCCTGTGGACCCTCGTCGGGGACGTGCGCGGGCTGCTGATGCTCCCCGCCGCGCTCACCCTGCAGGTCGCGCACCCGGCCGTCGGCGCGGGCGTCGACGAGCACTCCGTCTTCCGCACCGACCCCTGGGGCCGCGGCGAGCGCTCACTGCGCTCGCTCCAGCTGTGGGTGTACGGCGGGGACGCCGCCGCGGAGGAGGGTCGCCGACTGCGCCGGCTCCACCGGGACATTCGGGGCACCGACAGCAGGGGCCGCCGCTACCACGCGCTCACCCCCGAGTACTACGCGTGGGTCCACGCCACCGGCTTCCCCGTCCACCACCATGCGATCCGCTATCTGTACCGCCCGTTCACCGAGGCCCAGGAGCGCCGGCTCTACGAGGAATGGCTGAGGGTCGGCCGGGTGCTCGGTATCCGCGACCGCGACATGCCGGGCACCGTCGAGGAGTTCTGGCCCTACTACCGCAAGGTCCTCGCCGACGAGCTCGAAGCCACCGCCGTCGTCCGGGAACTCCTCGCCACCGACCGCAGGCTGCCGCCGCCCGCCCTCGGGCCCCTCCCGCTGAGACTGCTGCTGCGCCCGTGCTGGCCGCTGATCCTGCCCCGGTTCCTCCGGCTGAGGCGCTTCCTCACCGTCGGGCTGATGCCGCCGGACGCCCGCGAGGCGATCGGGCTCCGGTGGACCGCCGAACAGGAGCGGCGGCTGCGGTGTTTCGGCCGGGCGGTCAGGATCGTCGTGCCCCTGCTTCCGGAGCGGCTGCGCTATCTGCCGCAGGCCAGACAAGCCCGTCGCCGGGCCCGGGCGGAGGGCCGGCTGCCGACGGGGCGCGCGAGGTGA
- a CDS encoding acetyl-CoA C-acetyltransferase has translation MSTEAYVYDAIRTPRGRGKANGALHGTKPIDLVVGLIHEIRSRFPGLDPAAIDDVVLGVVGPVGDQGSDIARISAIAAGLPDTVAGVQENRFCASGLEAVNMAAMKVRSGWEDLVLAGGVESMSRVPMASDGGAWFADPMTNFDTHFVPQGIGADLIATIEGFSRRDVDEYAALSQERAAAAWKDGRFDRSVVPVKDRNGLVVLDHDEHMRPGTTADSLAALKPSFAGIGDMGGFDAVALQTYHWVEEIDHVHHAGNSSGIVDGASLVAVGSREVGERYGLRPRARIVSAAVSGSEPTIMLTGPAPATRKALVKAGLTIDDIDLVEINEAFAAVVLRFVKDMGLSLDKVNVNGGAIALGHPLGATGAMILGSLIDELERQDKRYGLATLCVGGGMGIATIVERI, from the coding sequence GTGAGTACCGAAGCGTATGTGTACGACGCGATCCGCACCCCGCGCGGCCGCGGCAAGGCCAACGGCGCCCTGCACGGCACCAAGCCGATCGACCTCGTCGTCGGCCTGATCCACGAGATCCGCTCCCGCTTCCCGGGGCTCGACCCCGCCGCGATCGACGACGTCGTGCTCGGTGTCGTGGGCCCGGTCGGCGACCAGGGCTCGGACATCGCCAGGATCTCCGCCATCGCTGCCGGACTGCCCGACACCGTCGCCGGTGTCCAGGAGAACCGCTTCTGCGCCTCGGGTCTGGAGGCCGTCAACATGGCGGCGATGAAGGTCCGCTCGGGTTGGGAGGACCTGGTGCTCGCGGGCGGCGTCGAGTCGATGTCACGTGTCCCGATGGCCTCCGACGGCGGTGCCTGGTTCGCCGACCCGATGACCAACTTCGACACCCACTTCGTGCCGCAGGGCATCGGCGCCGATCTGATCGCCACCATCGAGGGCTTCTCCCGGCGCGACGTGGACGAGTACGCGGCCCTGTCCCAGGAGCGTGCGGCAGCGGCCTGGAAGGACGGCCGCTTCGACCGCTCCGTCGTCCCGGTGAAGGACCGCAACGGCCTCGTCGTCCTCGACCACGACGAGCACATGCGTCCCGGCACCACCGCGGACTCCCTGGCCGCACTCAAGCCCTCGTTCGCGGGAATCGGGGACATGGGCGGCTTCGACGCCGTCGCGCTCCAGACGTACCACTGGGTGGAGGAGATCGACCACGTCCACCACGCGGGCAACTCCTCCGGCATCGTCGACGGGGCCTCGCTGGTGGCCGTCGGCTCCAGGGAGGTCGGCGAGCGTTACGGCCTCCGGCCCCGTGCCCGGATCGTCTCCGCCGCGGTCTCCGGGTCCGAGCCCACCATCATGCTCACCGGCCCCGCGCCCGCCACCCGCAAGGCACTCGTCAAGGCCGGGCTGACGATCGACGACATCGACCTCGTCGAGATCAACGAGGCCTTCGCCGCCGTCGTCCTGCGTTTCGTGAAGGACATGGGGCTCTCCCTCGACAAGGTCAACGTCAACGGCGGAGCCATCGCGCTGGGCCACCCGCTCGGCGCCACCGGCGCGATGATCCTCGGCAGCCTCATCGACGAACTGGAGCGCCAGGACAAGCGGTACGGCCTCGCCACCCTCTGCGTCGGCGGCGGCATGGGCATCGCCACGATCGTCGAACGCATCTGA
- a CDS encoding LacI family DNA-binding transcriptional regulator, protein MPDRSSGPRPTLEAVAARAGVSRATVSRVVNGGAGVRAPVADRVREAVAELGYVPNQAARSLVTRRSGAVAVIIAEPEFRIFSDPFFERQVRGISRELSVNDSQLVLLWVERPDDHDRIARYLGGGHVDGALAFSLHESDELPSVVLGSGVPAVFGGRPGGPGAGSEHAVPYVDCDNRGGARTAVRHLVGLGRRRIAHIAGPRDQTSALDRLHGYRDVLPDAEPGLTVQGDFTARSGELAMAALLGPGAAAPDAVFASNDLMASGALGLLRERGLRVPEDVALVGFDDMASVAETTDPPLTTVRQDIEGNGRLMVRLLMDLLDGRDTDAAPPASVITPTTLVRRATA, encoded by the coding sequence GTGCCCGATCGGAGCAGTGGGCCCAGACCCACCCTGGAAGCCGTCGCCGCACGGGCCGGGGTCTCCCGGGCCACGGTGTCCCGCGTCGTCAACGGCGGGGCGGGGGTGCGCGCCCCGGTGGCCGACCGGGTGCGGGAAGCGGTCGCCGAGCTCGGCTACGTACCCAACCAGGCGGCCCGCAGCCTGGTCACCCGGCGGAGCGGCGCGGTCGCCGTGATCATCGCGGAGCCGGAGTTCCGGATCTTCTCCGATCCCTTCTTCGAACGCCAGGTGCGCGGCATCAGCCGTGAGCTGAGCGTCAACGACTCGCAGTTGGTGCTTCTGTGGGTCGAGCGCCCGGACGACCACGACCGGATAGCCCGCTACCTCGGCGGCGGCCACGTCGACGGCGCGCTCGCCTTCTCGCTCCACGAGAGCGACGAACTCCCCTCGGTGGTACTGGGGTCGGGGGTGCCGGCGGTCTTCGGCGGCCGCCCCGGCGGGCCCGGCGCCGGCTCCGAGCACGCCGTGCCCTACGTCGACTGCGACAACCGGGGCGGCGCCCGTACGGCGGTGCGCCATCTCGTCGGACTCGGCCGTCGCCGGATCGCCCATATCGCCGGGCCCCGGGACCAGACGTCGGCGCTCGACCGACTCCACGGCTACCGCGACGTGCTGCCGGACGCCGAGCCGGGGCTGACCGTCCAGGGCGACTTCACTGCGCGCAGCGGGGAGCTGGCGATGGCCGCGCTGCTCGGCCCGGGTGCGGCGGCGCCGGACGCGGTGTTCGCCTCGAACGACCTGATGGCCTCGGGGGCGCTGGGGCTGCTGCGGGAGCGGGGGCTGCGGGTGCCGGAGGACGTCGCACTCGTCGGCTTCGACGACATGGCGTCGGTGGCGGAGACCACCGATCCGCCGCTGACGACGGTCCGCCAGGACATCGAGGGCAACGGTCGGCTGATGGTACGGCTGCTGATGGATCTGCTGGACGGGCGGGACACGGACGCCGCTCCCCCGGCCTCGGTGATCACACCGACCACGCTGGTACGGCGCGCCACGGCCTGA